The window cctctcccacccgcccggcccggccccgaCCTGCCGCCAGTCCGGCCGAGCACCGAGCACCGAGCACCGGGAACCCAGCGCCACCAACCAAGCACCGCGTACCGGGAACCGAGCACGGACTGCGGCCGCTGATGCCCGCCTCTTCCTGCCCGGCCTCCCCGCCGGCACTGCGCCATCGGCGCGGCCCAGTGCTTAGGGAGGGCGGGAACCGCGCTGGGCTGAGGGGATGGAGGGCGCTGAGTtggaatattctgagttggaagggacccacagagATAGTGAAGTCCAATTCCTTTAGTGAATGGCCCATGGAAGGGATCACAACCACGATCTTGGTGTTGTCAGCACCATGCTCCAACGAACCGAGCTGACCCCGGGATCGTCTGAGGAGATGGTGAGGATGAGGTAATGCTGCCTAGCCCCATTTCTCATTGTAATCCCGCCTCTCTTGGGCCATAGATAGTACGATATATCTAATATATCTAGTAGATAGTGTACTACCCAGTCACTGTCCAAAATCAGGAGCTAGCCAGGTAAGGTAAGCAGGACCTCAGAGCTGAAACTTTCTTAACAAAATGACCAGCATGAATTAAACTCGAGTGCAAGCAAACCCTTTACATTTTGGAGTAGGAATATAATCCCATTAGCCTTTTCTCTGTAAACTTAATTGCCGCTTCCAAGTCGTAAATGGTTATCAAGCCTTATGTTGTCAGATGGGAATCTGTTCAAAAGATACCAGGTTCCAGAGCCTCATGACTGCCACCAGCATCTGTGAACTCTGAATCACCCGGGTGTTAGCGGCTCTCAggctgaaaaacatttcagtggaACTGCTGAAGGAAAACTTAGAAGGTGCTGCTTCATAATTCTATGGATCCATAGGGATTCTTCCAGAGGGCCAGTCTCTCCCTGGAAATCACACTTTATGctgccctttcctgctgcccccaTTTTTTTGGCTCTGTAGAAAGTAGTGTaataaaacaattcttttgGAAGGATAGGTTGAAGCATAATAGCAGATTTTACTGATCATGttcattctgttttcatttcttcacgCCCATGTGCTGAAAACATACGTGGGCTGGCAGAATACCTTGTGAATGATCTGTTCAGGCCAATATTAATACATTTGTTACAGACCTTTACAGTACCAGTCACCCACTGGTGTGGGTGAAGGGAACTGGACAAAAATATTGTCTGGGAGCTGAACGACTTGCCCAgtgtttctgaaattattttcagagcaGCTAAATATCTGGTCCAGTCTTTATATTTGGAATAATAGAGTATTTGGGTTTAAAACTACCTGCCTTTTTCCCAactggaaagctttttttttcttttctagttgGTTATTAGCAAATATCATATCTATTCTGCAGTAAGCCTGTTGCTGTCCAAAGAGATGAGAAAACCCAAGGGATTTATTTCCTCTGAAGACTCCCATTCCTGACAGAAAACAAGCCTGTGTTTTCCAAGACTTTAGGAGCACAAGAGCTCCTACCCTCGTAGTCTAATCTGTTTTATCTGCTGTGAGACACTCTGTATATTTATGTACTGAGCAACTACAGGACATCAGTTTCCATCCTTatcaaacacaaatatttaccTGATCCAAGGTCTCCTGAGCTCCTTGACACTCTTTAAACATGCAGTTTAACTAGAGAAATCCatctttttcctcagttttagTTTGGTTTAAGGGAATTTTCTTAGCAACTaggtattttctttcaaatgaaggAACACTCCAACACATTACTGCTTTGCTTTACTCACCAACTCAGCTCTCCAGACCCCCTAATACGCTTTTTCAGCTGCAATTCCTGTCAAAAAGGAAATTAGGAATTGTTTTGACATTAACTGACCATGAGGAATTGATACAAAGAAGTCAATGAGCAATTAATACTATTTAAATTTAATGGAGactttccatttaaaaatatcacacGTGGTTTGGCGCAGCAGTTGATTTCTGTTTACCTCTATGAGCATCTCCAAGGGCAGCATAAAAAGGGCAAGAGGAGAGGTCCTGAAGGGTGCCAGATGAATGCAGGTGAGAGGAACTATTTCTGTGCTAAAGAACGTGGGGAATTTGGAGGGTCATGAGGTTTTTGAGCCTTGCCCTTTGCAAGCCACAGGCTCAAGTGttggttttgcttcttcctctccAGTTTTGTGTGTCACTTCAAATGGCATCAACTGACATCTCTTTCCCCAATCCCTTTCCCATCCTTGCCAGGGATTAAAATGGTAATCTGGGCTAAAACAACTCTCTTCCAAACACCCACTCCCTGATTTAGCAGCCTTATTTCCCACCCAGTCCCAAGGAAAGGTGTCTGTGTGTTCAGAGAGTGGGAACAGTGGGGTTTTGCAGGACATCACCTCCCAAGTGTTCCAGATAACATCCTGCAGGGCTGATcaggaggggacacagacaTGAACAAAATGGCAAAAGCAAACCAACACAATTACTAGtctgggataaaaaaaaaaaacatgtggaAAACACATAAATATCTCCATATAAATAGTTCATTTTGTTTGCAGTAATGAGATTTAAGAACACTGGGCATTGGCATTGAGCCAGCTCAGCCAACTGTTGAATTTATTCTCTGAGAGATTGTTTTTAAGTCCATAACTCAATGGTATGCCCAGCGTGCCTGTTGGCCCAGTCCCTGATCTctgagacttgcagattaattGTTTCAGGCAACAGTAACAACGTGGATCTCCTTGTCACAGGAGGTGGAGGAGTCCTTCTTGCACCTGCAGTGGAGTTTAGGAGTGCAGCAAAGCACCATAGACATGAGCAACCCCAGAGTAAGCAGCAGACAAATTACCCATTTTACCCTCCCTGAGTACATAaaggggaggatgaggatggcAAGGATCACCccgagcagcaggagcagcacgAGTCTCTGCACAACCAGGCTGGTGTGTGCTGggctgttttcctctgtgtttaaaatgtcTTGGCTGCTCTGAGTCCAGCTATTGCCATCCAGCCCCATGGCACAGATGTACACCCCAGGGTTTGAATCGAGGTTCTCCAAGCACTCCAGGATGTCTTCTTTATTCTGGAGCGTGCGGATGAGCCCACCTGACACGAAGGTGGGTTTTCTGCAAAGAGGGCAGGTGATTATCCAGGTGTTCTCCTCTTTCCTGAGGATCAGCTTCAGGCAGATGGCACAGAAGGCATGCTGGCAGTCCAGGAGCTTTGGGACTCTGTAGATGCTGTACTTGTTGAAGCAGATCATGCAGTCCATATCCAGGGTGGCTGTGTGTGAGCGCTGCTGGTTCAGTTCCAACGTGCTCATTTCGGGAGAGATTGTGTCCCTTAGCACAGCAAGTGGCCTTGAGTTTGGAGAGTCTCCTTCCAAAACTGCTGGTTTAAAGGCAGCAGGACAGTCTCTCTCTGTTCCTGAAGGTCTCTCCATTTCTTCAGCACACTCTTCAGTGAATCTCACTCTCTTCTCGCGTTTGGAGTTTTGTGTTACGGATCCTGTCCCGCTCATTTCTGCAGCACCTCCCGCCGCGGGCGCGGGACCGTCTGCCTCAGCCTGcactgctccaggagctgaCCATCTGTTTGCCTTGTCAGTGGATTTCTCCATGGAGATAGACCTCGGTGCAGCTTGTCTCCCCTTAGCTGAAGGATTTCCCGAGTCTCTGGCTCCTTTTATGTGTTGCTGTATTCCTGTTGTGTGCCTGGTTGATTGGTGAGAGCCTTAAGCGAGTCATGCTCTTACAATACGATGTTTTTATGGCATGAGGACCAGAGTTAATGATTGACTTCCCAGCCAAGACAGTTTACAAGGACTGATAATATCAGTGGGCAATTCCTGTCTGGAAGCAGACTCCATGGCATTAGCAGACCACTGACAGCCAGACACTACcattattattaaattacaaCTCTCTTAGTTGAAAGCAATTTCATTGTTTCtaaacagtgtttttctggacAGTGACAGGCTTGGGGGAATTCCCCATTTCTAACACTGAATGCACTGCTTtgattagaaaataattatcaCCAGTTTGGAGCACTCTGGGTAGGAAGTTGGCTCTTGGTTTAGAAATACTTATTACCCTACAGCACCAAGTGAAGAATGAGATTGAAATTATAAATTCGACTGTTGAATGTCTAATTGTTATTAACTCTTTTATGCTAGggtatttccttttttcatccTAGGATAACTCTTTTAGTCAAGTTTTGAGTACAAACCCAAGCATAACTGAGGCCCAACCAGGGTCTCTCAGAGTCCATGAGATCTGGAAACTAAAATCAAGACCAGTGTCCTAGATGGTGGGAGCATCTTCTTTGCTGTGGTGTTCACCAAACAACCTCATGCACTTGGGAATGCCCTTCCTGAGTGGTTTTGTGAATATTCATCTTGTCTGAAAAAGAATGCCTAAACAAAATGCCTCAGTCtctaatttctttctgcttttttatttgaGGAGTAAAATACAGATGGTTTCTCAGCAAGAATCCCatggaaggaaggaatgaaagGAAAGATCACTAATCCCAAAAAGCCAGATGAGGTCAGTGTTACCAGCAGAAGACACACAGTACCACGCTGGTAGCCTCAAGTGGCCCTGAATGCTCACACTGCCTCTGCCTCCATgtcccagcctctccctcctagagaggagcagcagaaagaaacGAAACAACTGCAGATGTCGAGGGCAAGGAGTTCAGGAAGGCTCTAATCTCATGAACTCGCTGGAGGAAGGGGTGAGGTGAGAACTTATTGCTGAGAAATAGAGGCTTTGTCGTAAGCAAGCTTCGTCAAagtgccccagcactgctgtgtttctgctgaTGTGGCATGTGGTGGTGCTTGATGGACTTTTGGATGACCCCAAATTTTAGGAGCTTGAGTATCTCTCAGTTGCAGAAGTTGGTATCAAAGTGCAGGAATATCTGGAAGAAGGCTGGTGAACTGCCAGCCAGACTGAAGTctcaaatatttatctttaaaaagaccgttttcttttgcatttcacATAACTCTTTGTCAGCAAGTTCATGCTGTTAAAAAGATTCAGGAAAGTAGAAAACAGACTTGCTATATTACAACAGTTTAGAAGCTTCAAATTTGCTCTGTCAGTTCCCATGTCCAAAATGTCTTAAAATTTCCTGATTCCTGATTATGACACCTTGCAGAAGATGGAACAGACACCAAGAGGGACAACTATACTCCTaatataaaaagtttaaaactAGTGGGAATGAATTTATGCTCCATGTCTATCTGCTCTCTGTTCTACCAGTGGGTGGGGGTgacttgtttgtgtttttttgtgatggaaaaatagatttttgttgTCCTCCCCACTGACAAAGTTTTCAGCCAAGCCCTGATCCTGGCTGTGCTTTGTCTCTGCTGTCACGAGTGATGCTCCCTGGCTGGCACGTGCCTTGTGCTTATCTGAATTGCTCACAGCTTCTTAATGCTCCTCAGGCTAATTACTGCCTCATTAATCATTTCCAGTCAGTTTCTGTACTGacactgttttcctgcttttagtgtgtttgcattaaaaacatttatttctatgAAAGGCTTTGTATGGAATTGTTTATAGCAGGAAAGAGATGTAAAAGAGCAGTTGTGTCATGCCTAGTAAAATCCTCAGAAGCCAAAACACCCCAGGAGATCCTGGGGATAGTCCTGTGAGcttctccctgtgctgagctgtggttCAGGTTGTCCTGACTCAGGAGAGGCACAGAAAAATGATATACAACTTAAAAATAGCTGTGATGTGAAGCCTTGTACTGTActtctgttttgttgtgttCCTCAGGAAGCTGTTTGGATGTGGATTCCTCACAGCATCTTGTGAGGAGTCTCCCTCAGtgcaaaaggaaacaagagGCGGAGGTTCAGTTTATTACAATTACCACATTTAATTTATCGGTGCTGTCTCAGCTCCTGTCCTGCCGCACCCCTGCTCTCAGCCCTGTTCTCCTGGTGCCACCTCGCGGGTATTCCATCTGCTCACCTCTCTGATTTAATAAAACTCACTAAGATTTATTTCGCTTATTTCACGTTCCAGTAAATTTTGGTTTGGGTGGATCAGCCCCGCTCTGGGGTGGGGTGAGAGCGCCCACCCTGAGCCCAGCGCGGGGCGTCACGGTGAGTGCcgggagctgtgctgggcagcagaaGAGTGCAATTAGCGATGGAGGCCAATTAGCCGCAATCCGGCAGCTTTTGGCACAGCACTGATGATTTGTGGCGCTGCTTTCCGCAGCCTCCCCAGCCTTTCCCCGTGGACGCGCCGCTTCCGGCGCTTGGCTGCGCCGTCCTTCCCTTCGCCGCTGCGGGTTTTCGATCCCgagcctcagtttcccccccGGGAAactcctcttcttcctcctcctcttcctcctccttttcttgctcttcctcttcctcctcttcttcctcctcgAGGATCCCCCAGGCGGGCGGGCGCTCACGTGACCCCGTCCCGCCGCCGCCACGTGACTCCCTCCACGTGTCTCCGCCACGTGACTCGCTCCCGGTGCCGGTGTCACGTGaccggcggcggcggccccggcggggATGTCCCGCAAGCAGGCGGCCAAGGCCCGGCCCGCCACCGGCGCCAGGAAGGGCCGGCGGCCCCGGCATTCCCCCGCCGGACCGGCCCCGGGCCCCGCTCCGGCCCACAGCGGCGGCGGTTTCGCCGGGCAGCTCCGCGCCCTCGGCCTCAAGCTGCGGGAGGTGCCGGGAGATGGGTGAGCGCTGCGGCGGGTGTCCCCACAGCGGGTGTCCCCACAGCAACCCCGGGGCCGGCGATTCCCCGCACATCCGAAGGCTGACGGCTTCCTCCTTCTCGTGGGGTGCGAGGGTTTTGATCGCTCCCGGGGTGGGATGCCCGTGTCCCGGGGCCGAGGATTTTCCGCTCCCGGTTGAAGTGGGCCCTGTGCTCCGCAGGGGTGAGGATGTCCCCGCTGTGCCCCTCAGGGATCTCCGCTGTTCTCTGCGCTTCTGTAGGGCCTGACGGCTCGGCCAGGGGGCTGAGGGCTCCACTGTCCAGCAGGACTGAGCTTACAGAGGTCCATAAATGTCCTTATGGATCACTTTCACTCCCTTCTGTTCTATCAGGTGAAGGGGTAGTAAACGCTTCTGCTGAGAGGTTGTTCAGAGGGGAATTGTCCTTTGTTGTTCTGTTGTCAGCCTGGCAGTTTGGCCCAGCAGTTTTCCCATCACACAATCACTCAgacccagctgtcccagcagccacagggaatGAGCGCTCCTTTGAATTCTTATCCTTGCTAAAACAGACAGAACAAGCACAGCCCCTTTTCCCTGAGCTCATTATTCCTTCTGCtgcctcacacacacacacacacccccactCCTCATTTCAGCAACTGCTTGTTCCGGGCCCTGGGGGACCAGCTGGAGGGACACTCCAGGAACCACCTGCGGCACCGCCAGGAGACCGTGGAGTTCATGCTGAGGCAGCGCGGGGACTTCGAGCCTTTTGTGGAGGATGATGTGCCCTTTGACAAACACGGTATGGGCTCCCTGCCACATCCTGGGAGACATCATTGTGTCATGGGGTTGTATCTCCTTCCTAACCTATTCCTCATCCTCAGCCCTTAGGGCTCCTCTCTAGTTTTTAGCAACATTTTATGTTTATGGCTGTTAAGATGCTGTGGGAAAGTGAGCTGTTTAATCTGCATTGAATTTGTcctggaaattatttaaatttaggaaatttggagaaggaaagagagaccACAAAGGCAAGGAGTAAAAATTAGGTGTTTTCAAAAGGAACTTAAGAAAAATTGTCTAGTTCTCCTTGAATACTGGTGGGTATTCAGCTGTTTTGGTGAGTGGCCGatttctttgggtttctttctctTGGCACTCAGTATTTCCTCCTGGGAACTGAGGGGAAGATCCAAACCAGAAGCAAATACAGCCTTTGATGTGCCAGGTACCATGCAGATGATGCATCAAAGTGGTTTGGTCACTCAGTACTCAGCCACTCCTCCTTCTGAGCTAACAGAGCCAGTGGCCTTGCTTAGTCTAAGGGTGTAGTGCCTTTTTTTAGAGATTTCTGTGGTCATTTAAATGCATTAACTCATGTTGCAGCCAAATTCTTGCCTCAGCACTCATTGTTTCACAGGTGGGATTTCCCTTCCAGAATTTCTCAGGCTCATGTTGAAATCTCACCCCTCATTATCCATCCACTACTTTTGGAAGTATCAGAAATAAGGTTCCAACTCTTGtgaatgttttttcctttagttgCCAATTTGGCCAAGCCTGGTACTTTTGCTGGCAATGATGCTATTGTGGCCTTTGCAAGGAACAATCAAATGAATGTGGTTATTCATCAGCTTAACGCTCCACTGTGGCAGGTGAGAAACAAAGCTTCTACATTTTGACCTGTTTTTTTACCTGAGGGATGTAAAATAGTGTGGAAAATTcctgatttattaaaaaaagagcagtAGCTGCAATGAGCTGGGTgtggtgcagagctgtgcttggtTTTTGAGGAGGGGGAACACAAAGATTTTGGCtaggaggagagggaaggaaagaaaacagtgggTGCATGATGggtatgtatattttttatttgggttttaaGCTATGAgcttcagtgctgtgctgtctcCTGAAGATCAGCTGCATGGGATGTGGAATGCCAAGGTTTCTGACAGATAGAGAAGtgagcttttaaaagaaattttaaaaccttgAAGTGGTGTTTAATCAGTTCCTGGAAAGGACTGATGTGGTGTGGTTTCCTCTGATAGAGGGGCACTGAAACAAGTAATCCATCAGGTCCCTTGTGTTCTCtttattgttgtttttccaTGGCAAGTCCACACTGGAATGGGTCCATGCTCAGTCTGCCTGGTCATTGATCAAGTGAGAACCTGAATTCAAGTCAGAATTGTTTCTGGCCTCTATTTACAGACAGAACCAATGAAGTATGTAGATTAAACAGGgcaataaagattaaaaaaccaGATGAAAGCTGTCAATGATGtcttaaatacatttaaaacagCGTCACGTGGATTCCTGAACTCAAACAAGTTTAAACTCTCATTTATAGGCAGCTATGGGCAGTGGGACAGGTGGGTGAAGTACCTGTGCAGAGGAAGTGACCCTGCAGAGGTCACAGGGGTGGTTTTCATGTGTTGTTCCTCAGTGTTATAATGTTCTGAGATTTTGATGTCCTTTTTGATGTCCTTGGTTCTTTAATCTCCTCTCATTGACCGTGTTAGGGTGTCAGCACAGAGTTTGTGGTGAGGTTCTGCCTTGCCTGAGCAGTGTTGTTAGTGAAGGGTTGTCTCAGGCCCTTGGGAACAGTGTGTTAAGAGAGCTGTGAGTAGAGCTGTAGCATCATGAAAAGCTCTTTACAGGTGGACATCtctgcatgatttttttttgtctttgaacaGCCCTTAGCTTTTTTTGATAGTGACTGTAAATTATAGATTTtacagaatagaatagaattaTAGG is drawn from Parus major isolate Abel chromosome 21, Parus_major1.1, whole genome shotgun sequence and contains these coding sequences:
- the RNF186 gene encoding E3 ubiquitin-protein ligase RNF186, with the protein product MEKSTDKANRWSAPGAVQAEADGPAPAAGGAAEMSGTGSVTQNSKREKRVRFTEECAEEMERPSGTERDCPAAFKPAVLEGDSPNSRPLAVLRDTISPEMSTLELNQQRSHTATLDMDCMICFNKYSIYRVPKLLDCQHAFCAICLKLILRKEENTWIITCPLCRKPTFVSGGLIRTLQNKEDILECLENLDSNPGVYICAMGLDGNSWTQSSQDILNTEENSPAHTSLVVQRLVLLLLLGVILAILILPFMYSGRVKWVICLLLTLGLLMSMVLCCTPKLHCRCKKDSSTSCDKEIHVVTVA